Proteins from a genomic interval of Cupriavidus pauculus:
- the cyoC gene encoding cytochrome o ubiquinol oxidase subunit III, whose translation MTTILKLQAGAADVPHAAAAPAHDAGHDHHAQAQASTLKLGFWIYLMSDCLIFASLFATFGVLLHGTAGGPTGRELFDLRFVLAETVLLLTSSLTFGVAMLKLDEAGKGAPQAVIRWLVLTFALGAAFVCMEVYEFRELLHEGAGPHRSAYLSAFFMLVGTHGLHVSAGLLWIIVMVNQVQVFGLDAVVRRRLACLSLFWHFLDLVWIFVFTVVYLREFL comes from the coding sequence ATGACCACCATCCTGAAACTCCAGGCCGGCGCGGCGGACGTGCCGCACGCGGCCGCCGCCCCTGCGCACGACGCCGGGCACGACCATCACGCCCAGGCCCAGGCATCGACGCTGAAGCTCGGGTTCTGGATCTACCTGATGAGCGACTGCCTGATCTTCGCGTCGCTGTTTGCCACGTTCGGCGTGCTGCTGCACGGCACGGCCGGCGGCCCCACCGGGCGCGAGCTGTTTGACCTGCGCTTCGTGCTGGCCGAGACCGTGCTGCTGCTGACCAGCAGCCTGACGTTCGGCGTGGCGATGCTGAAGCTGGACGAAGCCGGCAAGGGCGCCCCGCAGGCCGTGATCCGCTGGCTGGTGCTGACGTTCGCGCTGGGCGCCGCCTTTGTGTGCATGGAGGTCTACGAATTCCGCGAACTGCTGCACGAGGGCGCGGGGCCGCACCGCAGCGCCTACCTGTCGGCGTTCTTCATGCTGGTGGGCACGCACGGGCTGCACGTCAGCGCCGGCCTGCTGTGGATCATCGTCATGGTCAACCAGGTGCAGGTGTTCGGGCTGGACGCCGTGGTGCGCCGCCGGCTGGCCTGCCTGAGCCTGTTCTGGCATTTCCTGGACCTGGTGTGGATCTTCGTGTTCACGGTGGTCTACCTGCGGGAGTTCCTGTGA
- a CDS encoding response regulator transcription factor, which yields MPTIRVMLADDHPFIVFGVREILSRQLGFSVVAEAANPPGLMDNLSRIECDVVITDFSMPGSGVPDGLVLLNAIRAKFPAVRIVVLTMLDNPGLLLSMRRAGALALLNKRDDMRELPAAVIAAFQGREHLGATMRRAITRPGPGTSQNGSLDTLSPREMEVLRLYVGGMTTSEVARHLNRSINTVSTQKHSAMRKLGVKNDAELFDYASEHGLRA from the coding sequence ATGCCCACCATACGCGTCATGCTCGCGGACGATCACCCATTCATCGTGTTCGGCGTGCGGGAGATATTAAGCCGGCAACTGGGCTTCAGCGTGGTCGCCGAGGCGGCCAATCCGCCGGGATTGATGGATAACCTGTCCCGCATCGAGTGCGACGTGGTGATTACCGATTTCTCGATGCCGGGCAGCGGCGTGCCCGACGGGCTGGTCCTGCTGAACGCCATCCGCGCCAAGTTTCCGGCGGTGCGGATCGTGGTGCTGACGATGCTGGACAACCCCGGGCTGTTGCTCAGCATGCGCCGGGCCGGCGCGCTGGCCTTGCTGAACAAGCGCGACGACATGCGCGAGCTGCCCGCCGCCGTGATTGCCGCCTTCCAGGGGCGCGAGCATCTGGGCGCGACGATGCGGCGGGCCATCACCCGGCCCGGCCCCGGCACGTCGCAGAACGGGTCGCTGGACACGCTGAGCCCGCGCGAGATGGAAGTGCTGCGGCTCTATGTCGGCGGCATGACCACGTCGGAAGTGGCCCGGCACCTGAACCGCAGCATCAATACGGTCAGCACGCAGAAGCACAGCGCCATGCGCAAGCTGGGGGTCAAGAACGACGCCGAGCTGTTCGACTATGCGTCCGAGCACGGGCTGCGGGCGTAG
- a CDS encoding DsbA family oxidoreductase: MPQSLRIDFVSDIACPWCAIGLASLMQALERTRDVVDAQVVMHPFELNPQMGPQGEAIVDYLGKKYGRTPAQIAETQAMIRERGASVGFNFGPRDFVYNTFDAHRLLQWAATQGRQLPLKQALLQAYHGDGKDPSSHDVLREAAASVGLDAAEARRILESDAYADEVRAEQREYQGMGIQSVPSVIFNNRYLVTGGQPVEAFEQAIREIAREAQGQN; the protein is encoded by the coding sequence ATGCCCCAGTCACTCAGGATCGACTTTGTCTCGGATATCGCCTGCCCATGGTGCGCCATCGGCCTGGCGTCGCTGATGCAGGCGCTGGAGCGCACCCGCGACGTGGTGGACGCCCAGGTGGTCATGCACCCGTTCGAGCTGAACCCGCAGATGGGCCCGCAGGGCGAGGCCATCGTCGACTACCTGGGCAAGAAGTACGGCCGCACGCCGGCCCAGATTGCCGAGACGCAGGCCATGATCCGCGAGCGCGGCGCCAGCGTCGGGTTCAACTTCGGCCCGCGCGACTTTGTCTACAACACGTTCGACGCACACCGGCTGCTGCAATGGGCCGCCACGCAGGGCCGGCAGCTCCCGCTGAAGCAGGCGCTGCTGCAGGCGTACCACGGCGACGGCAAGGACCCCAGCAGCCACGACGTGCTGCGGGAGGCCGCCGCGTCCGTGGGGCTGGACGCCGCCGAGGCGCGCCGCATCCTGGAGTCCGACGCCTACGCCGACGAAGTGCGGGCCGAGCAGCGTGAGTACCAGGGCATGGGCATCCAGTCGGTGCCGTCCGTGATCTTCAACAACCGCTACCTCGTCACCGGCGGCCAGCCGGTGGAGGCGTTCGAGCAGGCCATCCGCGAGATTGCCCGCGAGGCGCAGGGTCAGAACTGA
- a CDS encoding porin codes for MKTPASLWLLAAGLLPCAAYAGSGVTLYGLVDSAVRYTSNIDGRHHSQVGVLSSGMAASRFGLKGDEDLGGGIHAIFQLEAGFGSDTGKMNYDALFGRQAWVGLSGHWGSLTFGRQYNALNNIAWEFDPLAKGWGLFWSDPLYIGGDIFFQDYRINNSVVYQKQVGPFSVQLDYGAGEQPGTLARGTTLGGGVKYQQGALALGVAYDQRRSDDGANTVRNYSVGGSYAMGKATAYAGHLGRRESGQDARFNISYVGLGYQLTQALHLSGAYYRYRQSGNVTTQFLDVPVHLGAGNADSVALVADYALSKRTSVYLESDVVVARGGTVGRETEYWAGTPVTDVSRSTRVGVMVGMRHQF; via the coding sequence GTGAAGACCCCAGCCAGCCTTTGGCTGCTAGCGGCCGGGCTGCTGCCCTGCGCCGCGTACGCCGGCTCCGGCGTGACGCTCTATGGCCTCGTCGACTCGGCGGTGCGCTATACGTCCAATATCGATGGCCGCCACCATTCGCAGGTGGGCGTGCTGTCCAGCGGCATGGCCGCCAGCCGCTTCGGCCTGAAGGGCGACGAAGACCTGGGCGGCGGCATCCATGCCATCTTCCAGCTGGAGGCCGGCTTCGGCAGCGATACCGGCAAGATGAACTACGACGCACTGTTCGGACGCCAGGCCTGGGTGGGCCTGAGCGGACACTGGGGCAGCCTGACCTTTGGCCGCCAGTACAACGCGCTGAACAACATCGCCTGGGAATTCGACCCGCTGGCCAAGGGCTGGGGGCTGTTCTGGTCCGACCCGCTCTACATCGGCGGCGACATCTTCTTCCAGGACTACCGGATCAACAACAGCGTGGTCTACCAGAAGCAGGTGGGCCCGTTCTCTGTCCAGCTCGACTATGGCGCGGGCGAGCAGCCCGGCACGCTGGCGCGCGGCACCACGCTGGGCGGCGGGGTGAAGTACCAGCAGGGCGCGCTAGCGCTGGGCGTGGCGTACGACCAGCGCCGCAGCGACGACGGCGCCAACACCGTGCGCAACTACTCGGTGGGCGGCTCGTATGCGATGGGCAAGGCCACCGCCTATGCCGGCCACCTGGGGCGGCGCGAATCGGGCCAGGACGCGCGCTTCAACATCTCGTACGTGGGCCTGGGCTACCAGCTCACGCAGGCGCTGCACCTGTCAGGCGCCTACTACCGCTATCGCCAGTCAGGCAACGTCACCACGCAATTCCTGGATGTACCGGTACACCTGGGCGCCGGCAATGCCGACAGCGTCGCGCTGGTGGCCGACTACGCGCTCTCCAAGCGCACGAGCGTGTACCTGGAGTCAGACGTGGTGGTGGCGCGCGGCGGCACGGTGGGCCGCGAGACCGAGTACTGGGCAGGCACGCCGGTCACCGATGTCAGCCGCAGCACGCGCGTGGGCGTGATGGTCGGCATGCGGCATCAGTTCTGA
- a CDS encoding DUF421 domain-containing protein, protein MDLSVDWGNLLHFSISPLETMLRGTLMYWFLFLMFRFVARRDVGSLGIADLLIVVIVADAAQNGMAGKGDSVADAALLVGTLVAWNRLFDLGAWLSPAIRRFVTPQKVVLVRNGKKVVRNMERHTITDEELAAQLREKGVESYRHVKVMYLEPDGKISVITDD, encoded by the coding sequence ATGGACCTTTCGGTCGATTGGGGCAACCTGCTCCACTTCAGCATTTCGCCGCTCGAAACCATGCTGCGCGGCACGCTGATGTACTGGTTCCTGTTCCTGATGTTCCGCTTTGTCGCCCGGCGCGACGTGGGCTCGCTTGGCATTGCCGACCTGCTGATCGTGGTGATCGTGGCCGATGCCGCGCAGAACGGCATGGCCGGCAAGGGTGACAGCGTGGCCGACGCCGCGCTGCTGGTGGGCACGCTGGTGGCCTGGAACCGGCTGTTCGACCTGGGCGCGTGGCTGTCGCCCGCGATCCGGCGCTTTGTCACACCGCAGAAGGTGGTGCTGGTGCGCAACGGCAAGAAGGTGGTGCGCAACATGGAGCGCCACACGATCACCGACGAGGAACTGGCCGCGCAGCTGCGCGAGAAGGGCGTGGAGTCGTACCGGCACGTCAAGGTCATGTACCTGGAGCCCGACGGCAAGATCAGCGTCATCACTGACGACTAG
- the cyoD gene encoding cytochrome o ubiquinol oxidase subunit IV, with product MSHSEAIHPAAHGSLRSHLIGYALSLVLTFLSFGAVMGRLLPPRAGLALIVALCVVQLLVQLVYFLHLGPRRGQRGNTAIFACTVGLIAIVVSGSLWVMHNANQNMMPMPSVPAGARAPG from the coding sequence ATGTCCCATTCCGAAGCCATCCATCCTGCCGCCCATGGCAGCCTGCGCAGCCACCTGATCGGCTACGCGCTGTCGCTGGTGCTGACGTTCCTGTCGTTTGGTGCCGTGATGGGCCGGCTGCTGCCGCCGCGCGCCGGGCTGGCGCTGATCGTGGCGCTGTGCGTGGTGCAGCTGCTGGTGCAGCTCGTGTACTTTCTTCACCTGGGGCCGCGCCGCGGCCAGCGCGGCAATACGGCGATCTTCGCGTGCACGGTGGGCCTGATCGCCATCGTCGTGTCGGGGTCGCTGTGGGTCATGCACAACGCCAACCAGAACATGATGCCGATGCCGTCCGTGCCAGCTGGGGCGCGCGCGCCAGGCTGA
- a CDS encoding DUF1059 domain-containing protein, with protein sequence MGRKYIDCREFPSEKNCTVALSADTEDELLEAAVQHAVQVHDHQDSPELRSQLKACFKEGAPPA encoded by the coding sequence ATGGGACGCAAATACATCGATTGCCGCGAGTTTCCCAGCGAGAAGAACTGCACGGTCGCATTGAGCGCCGACACGGAGGACGAGCTGCTGGAAGCAGCCGTGCAGCACGCGGTGCAGGTTCACGACCACCAGGACTCGCCCGAACTGCGCAGCCAGCTCAAGGCGTGTTTCAAGGAGGGTGCGCCGCCGGCATGA